Proteins encoded by one window of Kribbella italica:
- the murJ gene encoding murein biosynthesis integral membrane protein MurJ: MADRTLRSAAVMAAGTVLSRLLGFVRIALLAAAIGTALRGDIFTAANTIPNSLYILLAGGVFNTVLVPQLVRAIKNHEDGGQDFTNRLLTFGFVVLAFVTVGCVLLAPVLAELYLPKELHDPSRAAEKANMIMFVRLCLPQIFFYGAFVLVGQVLNARRRFGPMMWAPIANNIVACASIVVFLLVYRTGDTPATYSTNEELLLGLGHTVGIAVQLLVLLPYLRASGHHYRPKFGLRGTGLGHTAKLGLWTVMFVAVNQVTLVVVTQLAIAGSASSDPGAKAGLFAYSTAMLIILVPHGIVTVSLATAAMPQMSSLAADGDVTEVARLSARSIRQTLAIVVPAAAAMVAFAHPIVSVIAGYGSGKNNLTLMAYTLMTLALGLVPYTVQYFQLRTFYAFEDTRTPFFLQLAIAATNITAALVGVRVILDQEHLRYSGVMLGAAYALSYLVAVVISRRVLSRKVPRVHGAGIGLPMLAMVIAAVVGAGIGRAVLSLVNAQVDWSGPVAAILQLGIGAVVMLPVYVGVARVLRIHEVTDVVSMVTSKLPGRPRRS; the protein is encoded by the coding sequence ATGGCTGACCGCACCCTGCGTTCCGCGGCGGTGATGGCAGCCGGGACGGTGCTGTCCCGCCTGCTCGGATTCGTCCGGATCGCGCTGCTCGCGGCCGCGATCGGCACCGCGCTGCGCGGCGACATCTTCACCGCGGCGAACACGATCCCGAACAGCCTCTACATCCTGCTGGCCGGCGGCGTCTTCAACACCGTGCTGGTGCCGCAGCTGGTCCGCGCGATCAAGAACCACGAGGACGGCGGCCAGGACTTCACCAACCGGCTGCTCACCTTCGGCTTCGTCGTCCTGGCTTTCGTGACCGTCGGCTGTGTCCTGCTGGCACCCGTGCTCGCCGAGCTGTACCTGCCCAAGGAGCTGCACGACCCGTCCCGGGCGGCCGAGAAGGCGAACATGATCATGTTCGTCCGGCTCTGCCTGCCGCAGATCTTCTTCTACGGCGCGTTCGTGCTGGTCGGCCAGGTGCTGAACGCGCGGCGCCGGTTCGGCCCGATGATGTGGGCGCCGATCGCGAACAACATCGTCGCCTGCGCGTCGATCGTGGTCTTCCTGCTCGTCTACCGCACCGGTGACACCCCGGCGACGTACAGCACGAACGAGGAACTGCTGCTCGGGCTCGGCCACACGGTCGGGATCGCGGTCCAGCTGCTGGTCCTGCTGCCGTACCTGCGGGCCAGCGGTCACCACTACCGGCCGAAGTTCGGTCTGCGCGGCACCGGGCTGGGCCACACCGCCAAGCTCGGGCTGTGGACGGTCATGTTCGTCGCGGTGAACCAGGTGACGCTGGTCGTGGTCACCCAGCTCGCGATCGCCGGTAGCGCCAGCAGCGACCCGGGCGCGAAGGCGGGTCTGTTCGCGTACAGCACGGCGATGCTGATCATCCTGGTCCCGCACGGCATCGTCACGGTCTCGCTGGCCACGGCCGCGATGCCGCAGATGTCCTCGCTGGCGGCCGACGGCGACGTGACCGAGGTGGCCCGGCTGTCGGCGCGGTCGATCCGGCAGACGCTGGCGATCGTCGTACCGGCCGCGGCCGCGATGGTCGCGTTCGCGCACCCGATCGTGTCGGTGATCGCCGGCTACGGCTCCGGCAAGAACAACCTGACGCTGATGGCGTACACGCTGATGACGCTGGCGCTCGGCCTGGTGCCCTACACCGTGCAGTACTTCCAGCTGCGCACCTTCTACGCGTTCGAGGACACCCGGACGCCGTTCTTCCTGCAGCTCGCGATCGCGGCCACCAACATCACCGCCGCGCTGGTCGGCGTCCGCGTGATCCTGGACCAGGAGCACCTGCGCTACAGCGGCGTGATGCTCGGCGCGGCGTACGCGCTGTCGTACCTGGTCGCGGTGGTGATCTCGCGACGGGTGCTGTCCCGCAAGGTGCCGCGGGTGCACGGCGCCGGGATCGGGCTGCCGATGCTCGCGATGGTGATCGCCGCGGTGGTCGGCGCCGGGATCGGCCGGGCGGTGCTGTCGCTCGTGAACGCGCAGGTCGACTGGAGCGGCCCGGTCGCCGCGATCCTCCAGCTCGGCATCGGCGCCGTCGTGATGCTGCCCGTGTACGTCGGGGTGGCCCGGGTACTACGGATCCACGAGGTCACCGACGTGGTGTCCATGGTCACATCGAAGCTGCCCGGAAGGCCCCGCCGGTCCTGA
- a CDS encoding protein kinase family protein, with protein sequence MSNQTVSPGALLAGRYRIAELLAEIDGARVWRAVDEVLSRAVVVDVLPAGDHRTNVLFDAARRAAAANDPRFLRVLDCDVFEGVTYCVREWAGGRPLERMLGAGPLTGQQAGWLAREVSEALENLHRTGHSHGSISPATVVVTDAGAIKVVGLATEAALRSTGPGTPEQDVRALGELLYSSLTGRWPGPAPAWGLQPAPVEHGRLLSPRQVRAGVPRSLDDIADRLLGDPPRHHAAVITSAAGLSAALSGVVGSSHEPPSQMDETVAVARQNGSIDDATQVVPAAPPPALDPTPPRAHSNGQAQPAYASTQETRPVRRQQPAQNGGGRRRPPADEPRRRGSWGGRILILLAVLALLSVVLMAQFLVKGAINKEQSGSETTPDAPQSSGPPPVTNEAAKIVAAKDFDPPPDGNGEEHPEDVKNTYDNKPSTTWTTMSYKRRPDLGGTKDGVGIVYDLGELTNVSLVTVGLVGQDTDLELMVPKDDPSTSPAAASGWKSVASAKDANDSAELKPAAPVESRYVLVWLTKLPKEGGGYRGEISEVKIQK encoded by the coding sequence GTGTCGAACCAGACCGTCAGTCCTGGTGCCCTGCTCGCCGGCCGCTACCGGATCGCCGAGCTGCTCGCGGAGATCGACGGTGCGCGGGTGTGGCGGGCAGTGGACGAGGTGCTCAGTCGAGCGGTCGTCGTGGACGTCCTCCCGGCGGGCGACCACCGGACCAACGTCCTCTTCGACGCGGCCCGGCGGGCCGCGGCCGCGAACGACCCCCGCTTCCTGCGCGTGCTGGACTGCGACGTCTTCGAGGGCGTCACCTACTGCGTGCGCGAGTGGGCCGGCGGGCGGCCGCTGGAGCGGATGCTCGGCGCCGGACCGCTGACCGGCCAGCAGGCCGGCTGGCTGGCCCGCGAGGTCTCCGAAGCGCTGGAGAACCTGCACCGCACCGGTCACTCGCACGGCTCGATCAGCCCGGCCACGGTCGTCGTCACCGACGCCGGCGCGATCAAGGTGGTCGGGCTGGCCACCGAGGCCGCGCTGCGCTCGACCGGCCCTGGTACGCCGGAGCAGGACGTCCGTGCGCTCGGCGAGCTCCTCTACTCATCGCTGACCGGCCGTTGGCCCGGTCCGGCTCCCGCCTGGGGGCTGCAGCCCGCTCCGGTCGAGCACGGCCGCCTGCTCAGCCCGCGTCAGGTCCGCGCCGGCGTACCGCGCTCGCTCGACGACATCGCCGACCGGCTGCTCGGTGACCCGCCGCGGCACCACGCCGCGGTGATCACCAGCGCGGCCGGACTGTCGGCCGCGCTGTCCGGCGTCGTCGGCAGCTCGCACGAGCCGCCGAGCCAGATGGACGAGACGGTCGCGGTCGCCCGGCAGAACGGCAGCATCGACGACGCCACCCAGGTCGTCCCGGCGGCACCGCCGCCCGCGCTCGACCCGACGCCGCCGCGCGCCCACAGCAACGGCCAGGCCCAGCCGGCGTACGCGTCGACCCAGGAGACCCGGCCGGTACGGCGCCAGCAGCCCGCGCAGAACGGTGGCGGCCGGCGGCGGCCACCGGCCGACGAGCCGCGCCGGCGCGGCAGCTGGGGTGGGCGGATCCTGATCCTGCTCGCGGTGCTCGCGCTGCTGTCCGTCGTACTGATGGCGCAGTTCCTGGTGAAGGGCGCGATCAACAAGGAGCAGAGCGGCAGCGAGACGACCCCGGACGCGCCGCAGAGCTCCGGCCCGCCGCCGGTGACCAACGAGGCCGCGAAGATCGTGGCCGCCAAGGACTTCGACCCGCCGCCGGACGGCAACGGCGAGGAGCACCCTGAGGACGTCAAGAACACCTACGACAACAAGCCGAGCACGACCTGGACGACGATGTCCTACAAGCGCCGGCCGGACCTCGGCGGGACCAAGGACGGCGTCGGCATCGTCTACGACCTGGGCGAGCTCACCAACGTGTCGCTGGTGACGGTCGGCCTGGTCGGTCAGGACACCGACCTCGAGCTGATGGTGCCCAAGGACGACCCGAGTACCTCGCCGGCCGCCGCGAGCGGCTGGAAGTCGGTGGCCTCGGCCAAGGACGCGAACGACTCGGCGGAGCTGAAGCCCGCCGCGCCGGTCGAGTCGCGGTACGTTCTGGTCTGGCTGACGAAGCTGCCCAAGGAGGGCGGCGGGTACCGCGGCGAGATCTCGGAGGTCAAGATCCAGAAATGA
- the sigM gene encoding RNA polymerase sigma factor SigM: MTSDITRIGPPPSPGAGPVPPQGYEAMDDHELLRLHVAGNPDTFGYLVKRHRDRMWAVAIRTLGEPEEAADALQEAFISAFRRADSFRGDAKVTTWLHRIVVNACLDRIRRRQVRAADPLPEDEDRAAELAGPAEDDPAEVRERRLDVLNALKQINVDQRSALVLVDMEGYSIEEAAAILGCAPGTVKSRCARGRAKLLPLLRHWQTTRGGSGEDDVPAPQKAATTSSGTVGTE, encoded by the coding sequence ATGACCTCCGACATCACCCGGATCGGTCCGCCCCCCAGCCCGGGCGCGGGTCCTGTGCCGCCGCAGGGCTACGAGGCGATGGACGACCACGAGCTGCTCCGGCTGCACGTGGCCGGCAACCCGGACACGTTCGGCTACCTGGTCAAGCGGCACCGCGACCGGATGTGGGCGGTCGCGATCCGGACCCTGGGCGAGCCCGAGGAGGCCGCCGACGCGCTGCAGGAGGCGTTCATCTCGGCGTTCCGCCGGGCCGACTCCTTCCGCGGCGACGCGAAGGTGACCACCTGGCTGCACCGGATCGTGGTGAACGCCTGCCTGGACCGGATCCGCCGCCGGCAGGTCCGGGCCGCCGACCCGCTGCCCGAGGACGAGGACCGCGCCGCCGAGCTGGCCGGCCCGGCCGAGGACGACCCGGCCGAGGTGCGCGAGCGCCGGCTGGACGTGCTGAACGCACTGAAGCAGATCAACGTGGACCAGCGCAGCGCGCTGGTCCTGGTCGACATGGAGGGGTACTCGATCGAGGAGGCGGCCGCCATCCTCGGCTGCGCGCCGGGCACGGTGAAGAGCCGCTGCGCGCGCGGACGGGCCAAGCTGCTGCCGCTGCTGCGGCACTGGCAGACCACCCGCGGTGGCAGCGGCGAGGACGACGTACCGGCTCCGCAGAAGGCCGCGACCACGAGTTCCGGAACGGTGGGAACCGAATGA
- a CDS encoding anti-sigma factor family protein — MTDAGLPTSEHLEHLDTDTIADLIENLLPAPEAHSAREHVKACPDCQQTYDALLQLTEDLADEGRMDIPMPADVAEHLNAVIASESVLRASTVGVHSLVQLREEPRRHLPKLLLAAAAVVVIAGAGVVGVVLATADHSQEGAAGIGSPTSVPSISTDQVGPDAQRWLDGSKGPVLHGEAEELACAKQFASTQPDSELRLVQPVTVDGKRSTVIGLPGGSAREVKIFVVTGCSGSGGIATPFYDTTVTLRNR, encoded by the coding sequence ATGACCGACGCAGGTCTGCCGACCAGTGAACACCTCGAGCACCTCGACACCGACACGATCGCCGACCTGATCGAGAACCTGCTGCCCGCCCCGGAGGCGCACAGCGCCCGGGAGCACGTGAAGGCCTGCCCAGACTGCCAGCAGACGTACGACGCGCTGCTGCAACTGACCGAGGACCTGGCCGACGAGGGCCGGATGGACATCCCGATGCCGGCCGACGTGGCCGAGCACCTGAACGCCGTGATCGCGTCGGAGTCCGTACTGCGTGCCTCGACGGTCGGCGTGCACTCGCTGGTCCAGCTGCGCGAGGAGCCCCGCCGGCACCTGCCGAAGCTGCTGCTCGCGGCGGCGGCCGTGGTCGTCATCGCCGGAGCGGGCGTGGTCGGCGTCGTACTGGCCACTGCCGACCACAGCCAGGAAGGCGCTGCCGGGATCGGCAGTCCGACCTCCGTGCCGAGCATCTCCACTGACCAGGTCGGTCCGGACGCCCAGCGCTGGCTGGACGGGTCCAAGGGCCCGGTCCTGCACGGCGAGGCCGAGGAGCTGGCCTGCGCCAAGCAGTTCGCCTCCACCCAGCCCGACTCCGAGCTCCGACTGGTGCAGCCCGTGACGGTCGACGGCAAGCGCTCGACGGTGATCGGGCTGCCGGGTGGATCGGCCCGGGAGGTCAAGATCTTCGTGGTGACCGGATGTAGCGGTTCCGGCGGCATCGCGACGCCCTTCTACGACACCACTGTCACCCTGCGCAACCGTTGA
- the trxB gene encoding thioredoxin-disulfide reductase, translating into MSDTAVRNVIIIGSGPAGYTAAVYAARAQLEPLVFEGSVTAGGALMTTTEVENYPGFAQGIMGPNLMSEMRDQAERFGAELVPDDIVSVDLTGDVKSVTDSAGTVHQAKTVILAMGSGYRKLGLPNEEPLSGRGVSWCATCDGFFFKTHEIAVVGGGDTAIEEATFLTRFADKVTIVHRREELRASKIMAERAFANDKIEFAWNSAVSEIQGDGKLTGVQLTDTVTGEKRDLPVTGLFIAIGHDPRSELVKGQVHLDEDGYVLVKTGSTETNLPGVFAAGDLVDHTYRQAITAAGTGCSAALDAERFLATLEYADSQSAAAAAATEPVSV; encoded by the coding sequence GTGAGCGACACAGCCGTTCGCAACGTGATCATCATCGGCTCGGGCCCCGCGGGATACACCGCAGCGGTGTACGCCGCGCGGGCGCAGCTGGAGCCGTTGGTCTTCGAGGGATCCGTCACCGCCGGTGGTGCGCTGATGACGACGACCGAGGTGGAGAACTACCCGGGCTTCGCCCAGGGCATCATGGGCCCGAACCTGATGTCGGAGATGCGTGACCAGGCCGAGCGCTTCGGCGCCGAGCTGGTCCCCGACGACATCGTGAGCGTGGACCTGACCGGTGACGTCAAGTCCGTCACCGACTCGGCCGGCACCGTGCACCAGGCGAAGACCGTGATCCTGGCGATGGGTTCGGGCTACCGCAAGCTGGGCCTGCCGAACGAGGAGCCCCTGTCCGGACGCGGTGTGTCCTGGTGTGCGACCTGTGACGGCTTCTTCTTCAAGACGCACGAGATCGCCGTCGTCGGTGGTGGTGACACCGCGATCGAGGAGGCGACCTTCCTGACCCGGTTCGCCGACAAGGTGACGATCGTGCACCGTCGCGAGGAGCTGCGCGCCTCGAAGATCATGGCCGAACGCGCCTTCGCGAACGACAAGATCGAGTTCGCCTGGAACTCGGCGGTCTCGGAGATCCAGGGCGACGGCAAGCTGACCGGCGTCCAGTTGACCGACACCGTGACCGGTGAGAAGCGCGACCTGCCGGTCACCGGCCTGTTCATCGCGATCGGTCACGACCCGCGCTCGGAGCTGGTCAAGGGCCAGGTGCACCTTGACGAGGACGGCTACGTGCTGGTCAAGACCGGCAGCACCGAGACCAACCTGCCGGGCGTGTTCGCCGCCGGCGACCTGGTCGACCACACCTACCGCCAGGCCATCACCGCGGCCGGCACCGGCTGTTCCGCGGCCCTGGACGCCGAGCGCTTCCTGGCCACGCTGGAGTACGCCGACAGCCAGTCCGCCGCGGCCGCGGCGGCCACCGAGCCTGTCTCCGTCTGA
- the trxA gene encoding thioredoxin, with the protein MGEKMNAVTDAEFDQTVLKSDKPVLVDFWAEWCGPCRQVSPILEELNQDHGDKLTFLKMNVDENPVTPSNYRVTGIPTINVYVNGELAKSIVGAKPKAALLKELADFTG; encoded by the coding sequence GTGGGCGAGAAGATGAACGCCGTCACCGATGCCGAGTTCGACCAGACCGTGCTGAAGAGCGACAAGCCGGTGCTGGTGGACTTCTGGGCCGAGTGGTGCGGGCCGTGCCGCCAGGTGTCCCCGATCCTGGAGGAGCTGAACCAGGACCACGGTGACAAGCTGACCTTCCTGAAGATGAACGTGGACGAGAACCCGGTCACCCCGAGCAACTACCGCGTCACCGGTATCCCTACCATCAACGTCTACGTGAACGGTGAGCTGGCCAAGTCCATCGTCGGCGCCAAGCCGAAGGCGGCGCTGCTGAAGGAACTGGCCGACTTCACCGGCTGA
- a CDS encoding N-acetylmuramoyl-L-alanine amidase, with protein sequence MEASNGARIYRIGDSGEAVAEIIGKLQRLGLLAPGDHFVYDEATARAVRGFQQQRGLMIDGIVGPQTYRAIDDARWRLGDRLLTYVVSHPLSGDDVLALQAKLQELGFAVARVDGIFGADTQRAVTEFQRNMGLPGDGTCGPSTFKALQRIRPMATGGRPDALRSAEAVRAAGPRLSGKTVVIDPGHGGFDYGWEGFGLRESDVAYDLAARIEGRLGATGVRAYLSRGRDQGPDELARAAFANETDANLCVSLHTDGSMNPEAQGVATYYYGADLQGTSSSIGEQFAGLVQREIVARTDLLNCRTHQKTWDLLRRTRMPAVRLEIGYVTNPHDASRLADPDFRDVVAEAIVVAIQRVYLPPEQDAATGMLRFGQLTV encoded by the coding sequence ATGGAAGCCAGCAACGGCGCCCGGATCTACCGGATCGGTGACAGCGGCGAGGCGGTGGCCGAGATCATCGGCAAGCTGCAGCGTCTGGGCCTGCTGGCACCGGGCGACCACTTCGTCTACGACGAGGCGACCGCGCGCGCCGTTCGCGGCTTCCAGCAGCAACGCGGGCTGATGATCGACGGCATCGTCGGCCCGCAGACCTACCGGGCGATCGACGACGCGCGCTGGCGGCTGGGCGACCGGCTGCTGACGTACGTCGTCTCGCACCCGCTGAGCGGGGACGACGTGCTCGCGCTGCAGGCCAAGCTGCAGGAGCTCGGGTTCGCCGTGGCTCGGGTGGACGGCATCTTCGGTGCCGACACCCAGCGCGCGGTGACCGAGTTCCAGCGCAACATGGGCCTGCCGGGCGACGGCACCTGCGGCCCGTCGACGTTCAAGGCACTGCAGCGGATCCGTCCGATGGCGACCGGCGGCCGTCCGGACGCGCTGCGGTCGGCCGAGGCCGTCCGGGCCGCCGGTCCGCGGCTGTCCGGCAAGACCGTGGTGATCGACCCTGGCCACGGCGGCTTCGACTACGGCTGGGAAGGTTTCGGCCTGCGGGAGTCCGACGTGGCCTACGACCTGGCCGCCCGGATCGAGGGCCGGCTGGGCGCCACCGGCGTACGGGCTTATCTGTCGCGTGGCCGTGACCAGGGGCCGGACGAGCTGGCCCGGGCCGCCTTCGCGAACGAGACCGACGCGAACCTCTGCGTCTCGCTGCACACCGACGGCTCGATGAACCCCGAGGCCCAGGGCGTCGCGACGTACTACTACGGCGCCGACCTGCAGGGGACGTCGTCCAGCATCGGTGAGCAGTTCGCCGGGCTGGTCCAGCGCGAGATCGTCGCCCGGACCGACCTGCTGAACTGCCGCACCCACCAGAAGACCTGGGACCTGCTCCGCCGGACCCGGATGCCCGCCGTACGGCTCGAGATCGGGTACGTGACCAACCCGCACGACGCGTCACGGCTGGCCGACCCGGACTTCCGCGACGTCGTCGCCGAGGCGATCGTGGTAGCGATCCAGCGGGTCTACCTGCCGCCGGAGCAGGACGCCGCGACCGGCATGCTGCGCTTCGGTCAGTTGACTGTCTGA
- a CDS encoding MMPL family transporter: protein MTVQTPVRPQAGPGLLHRIAGWAQRHAGPAVALWVLALVAVTAASMLVGNAYENDNSLPGTDSQRVIEVLDRHQPRGTADELQIVLAGDLNEPATKARVDAMLGKVRGLDHVAEVADPYAGQGTLAEDGRTAYSTVTLDGTGIDPEAVRAIIAEAQTAAQQGLQVELGGDVVREAAESAGGAAEGAGILAALVILVFLFGSLLAATLPLLTAVFAVGSTLGLLVLASHLFTVPDYTAPVMMLVGLGVGIDYALLIFSRYRSELRNGVERQRAAEIALDTAGRSVLFAGCTVVIALLGLLALGLGALQGMALGVTLTVLMTMLAAVTLLPALLTLFGRRIERSVLKHAAKARRTPGDGWRKLAGIVQRRPWTPLLLGVTALVVLCLPALDLRLGFADAGTDDPAKTTRKAYDLLAQGFGAGSNGPLIVVTEGDRAAAETLNRRLATEPGIAAVTPPQLSPDGAVSTMLVFPASAPQDEATNRLVGSLRENTLPAVAAETKATYLVGGSTAAAVDFADAVSSRLPIFVLVVVGLSALLLLVVFRSVLIPLKAAVLNLLSIGAALGVITLVFQEGWFGAQPGPIEAFVPVMIFAIVFGLSMDYEVFLISRIHEEWRRTGDPVRAVREGLANTGSVITAAAAIMIVVFGAFLLSPDRMLQQFGLGLATAVLVDALLIRCVVVPSVLRLLGRRAWWLPRRLDQVLPTIALERSEN from the coding sequence ATGACCGTCCAGACTCCCGTCCGGCCGCAGGCCGGCCCCGGCCTGCTCCACCGGATCGCCGGCTGGGCCCAACGGCACGCCGGCCCGGCCGTCGCCCTGTGGGTGCTCGCGCTGGTCGCGGTCACCGCCGCGTCGATGCTGGTCGGCAACGCGTACGAGAACGACAACTCGCTACCCGGGACCGACTCCCAGCGCGTGATCGAGGTGCTCGACCGGCACCAGCCGCGCGGCACGGCCGACGAGCTCCAGATCGTGCTCGCCGGAGACCTGAACGAGCCGGCCACCAAGGCCCGCGTCGACGCGATGCTCGGCAAGGTCCGCGGCCTGGACCACGTCGCCGAGGTCGCCGACCCGTACGCCGGTCAGGGCACCCTCGCCGAGGACGGCCGGACGGCGTACTCGACGGTGACGCTCGACGGCACCGGCATCGATCCGGAAGCCGTTCGCGCGATCATCGCCGAGGCGCAGACCGCCGCGCAGCAAGGGCTCCAGGTCGAGCTCGGCGGCGATGTCGTCCGCGAAGCCGCCGAGAGCGCCGGGGGAGCGGCCGAAGGCGCGGGCATCCTGGCCGCGCTGGTGATCCTCGTCTTCCTCTTCGGATCGTTGCTAGCGGCAACGCTTCCGCTGCTGACCGCGGTCTTCGCCGTCGGCAGCACGCTCGGCCTGCTGGTGCTCGCGTCGCACCTGTTCACGGTGCCCGACTACACCGCGCCGGTGATGATGCTGGTCGGTCTCGGCGTCGGCATCGACTACGCGCTGCTGATCTTCTCCCGCTATCGCAGCGAGCTCCGCAACGGCGTCGAACGCCAACGCGCCGCAGAGATCGCCCTCGACACCGCCGGCCGATCCGTTCTGTTCGCGGGGTGCACTGTCGTGATCGCGCTGCTCGGCCTGCTGGCGCTGGGACTCGGAGCCCTGCAGGGCATGGCCCTCGGCGTCACCCTCACCGTCCTGATGACGATGCTCGCGGCGGTGACGCTGCTGCCCGCGCTGCTCACGTTGTTCGGCCGGCGGATCGAGCGCAGCGTTCTCAAGCACGCCGCCAAAGCACGCCGTACGCCGGGCGACGGCTGGCGCAAGCTCGCCGGGATCGTCCAGCGCCGGCCGTGGACGCCGCTGCTGCTCGGCGTCACGGCGCTGGTCGTCCTCTGCCTGCCCGCGCTCGACCTGCGGCTCGGCTTCGCGGACGCCGGGACCGACGACCCGGCGAAGACCACCCGGAAGGCGTACGACCTGCTCGCGCAGGGATTCGGGGCGGGCTCCAACGGTCCGCTGATCGTCGTCACCGAAGGCGATCGCGCCGCGGCCGAGACGCTGAACCGTCGGCTGGCCACCGAGCCAGGGATCGCGGCGGTGACCCCGCCGCAGCTCAGTCCTGACGGTGCGGTCTCCACCATGCTCGTCTTCCCGGCCTCGGCTCCGCAGGACGAAGCGACCAACCGGTTGGTTGGCTCGCTGCGGGAGAACACCCTGCCGGCGGTCGCCGCGGAGACGAAGGCGACGTACCTGGTCGGAGGTTCCACGGCGGCAGCGGTCGACTTCGCCGACGCGGTGAGCAGCCGGCTGCCGATCTTCGTCCTGGTCGTGGTCGGGCTTTCCGCCCTGCTCCTGCTGGTGGTCTTCCGCTCGGTGCTGATCCCGCTCAAGGCGGCCGTGCTCAACCTGCTCAGCATCGGCGCCGCGCTCGGCGTCATCACGCTGGTCTTCCAGGAGGGCTGGTTCGGCGCCCAGCCCGGGCCGATCGAGGCGTTCGTGCCGGTGATGATCTTCGCGATCGTGTTCGGCCTCTCGATGGACTACGAGGTCTTCCTGATCTCCCGGATCCACGAGGAGTGGCGGCGGACCGGCGATCCGGTCCGGGCGGTCCGCGAGGGGCTGGCCAACACGGGCAGCGTCATCACCGCGGCGGCCGCGATCATGATCGTGGTCTTCGGGGCCTTCCTGCTGAGTCCGGACCGGATGCTGCAGCAGTTCGGGCTGGGGCTGGCGACCGCCGTACTGGTCGATGCGCTGCTGATCCGCTGCGTCGTCGTACCGTCGGTACTGCGGCTGCTCGGCCGGCGCGCGTGGTGGCTGCCGCGGCGGCTCGACCAGGTCCTCCCGACGATCGCCCTCGAGCGATCAGAAAACTGA
- a CDS encoding PadR family transcriptional regulator → MKADALRGHLDPMILAVVEHEPLHGYAIMEALQERSGGAVDLPTGTLYPALRRLERAGYLASEWSTVSGRKRRTYQLTSAGQKMLVDGRGEWETFRTVIEGVLRPRTS, encoded by the coding sequence ATGAAGGCGGATGCGCTGCGTGGACACCTCGACCCGATGATCCTGGCGGTCGTCGAGCACGAGCCCCTGCACGGCTACGCGATCATGGAGGCCCTGCAGGAACGCAGCGGCGGCGCGGTGGACCTGCCGACCGGCACGCTCTACCCAGCGCTGCGCCGGCTCGAGCGCGCGGGCTACCTGGCGAGCGAGTGGAGCACGGTGAGCGGGCGGAAGCGCCGTACGTACCAGCTGACGTCAGCCGGGCAGAAGATGCTGGTGGACGGGCGCGGTGAGTGGGAGACGTTCCGCACGGTCATCGAGGGCGTGCTGCGGCCCCGCACGAGCTAG
- a CDS encoding permease prefix domain 1-containing protein yields the protein MSSPVDVYMADLSSALSGPRRRRADLMAEARDSLEDATEAYEAGGLQRVDAERSAVDDFGDLAEVVPGYRAELGIAQSRRTALLLFLVMIAQPLVWQEGAWAWTQQPEGTTPFLELLNRSVMVTGSLSIVGAVLAVVGTGLGLRYPWLRDRVARATAVFALVSAAAVGTIAVLMGWFSTELEGSNLAGLSIVGGFVLLPLLLVSYSAQRCLRLA from the coding sequence GTGTCCAGTCCTGTCGACGTCTACATGGCCGACCTCAGCAGCGCGCTCAGCGGTCCCCGCCGGCGCCGCGCCGACCTGATGGCCGAGGCGCGCGACAGCTTGGAGGACGCCACCGAGGCCTACGAGGCCGGCGGCCTGCAGAGGGTCGACGCCGAGCGGAGCGCGGTCGACGACTTCGGGGACCTGGCCGAAGTGGTTCCGGGCTACCGGGCCGAGCTCGGGATCGCGCAGAGCCGTCGTACGGCGCTCCTGCTGTTCCTGGTGATGATCGCCCAGCCGCTGGTCTGGCAGGAGGGCGCCTGGGCCTGGACCCAGCAGCCTGAGGGGACGACCCCGTTCCTCGAGCTGCTCAACCGGTCGGTGATGGTGACCGGTTCGCTGTCGATCGTCGGAGCGGTCCTGGCCGTCGTCGGCACAGGGCTGGGCCTGCGCTATCCCTGGCTGCGGGACCGAGTGGCGCGTGCGACGGCCGTGTTCGCGCTGGTCAGCGCTGCAGCGGTCGGCACGATCGCTGTGCTGATGGGCTGGTTCAGCACCGAGCTGGAGGGCTCCAACCTGGCAGGGCTCAGCATCGTGGGTGGGTTCGTGCTGCTGCCACTGCTGCTGGTCTCCTACTCCGCCCAGCGCTGCCTGCGCCTCGCCTAG